One genomic region from Myripristis murdjan chromosome 7, fMyrMur1.1, whole genome shotgun sequence encodes:
- the LOC115361611 gene encoding uncharacterized protein LOC115361611 isoform X2, which yields MATVDDGGGASIGDPPYSKVLLLGAIAAASAFVVTILIVLVCVGCQRKSKSKHPPAGEKGTSVNMGTLRHPKLNSMSKSDTRLHEINRLPCNGNSVPKNRPASMDLLLLHSRRSQTDLRPSHGRQLPQIPTSPQGSGQEGGGESGGGGGGGGGVAGGEPRDHTYTEVGIRNNPTPTHCLDDGLYESVGVRERDGDPKMPPAPPPTSANTPATVRAAQSPPAPINGARNGNGHREGGRGNGRGNGTINGTMRGRGNNGVSGVNRSPLSSLHSLTNQDQAGAEYASIRKFRKVDKANRKENNGADSQSDSQSSVSDSPSAVPPPPLHRSQEFPRKPLEPFHLHSFPKEAVFMGNGEQYIWKPPEDDDIITLHPPPHLGENGKGHPTPPTAKEIADTYSTVCKSQKKKPPMENNGAKTLPRSFGGENGSGRGNGGSRGRGRGVQGQARSQEEPCYEPVGDRSWPSCVVAESDPAYATIDTHRKREQAGTNNSTIGGNATLKRKKQPQQQQQQQQAAVGAPQGSGPTALPARALPGGDNFYETISDVKQGSNSSSTTTIFTFNDGMEMYVTGL from the exons atGGCCACGGTGGATGACGGTGGAGGGGCCAGTATCGGGGACCCTCCCTACAGTAAAGTGCTGCTTCTGGGAGCCATTGCAGCAGCGTCCGCCTTTGTGGTCACCATCCTCATTGTCCTCGTCTGCGTAGGCTGCCAAAG AAAAAGCAAGAGCAAGCACCCCCCAGCCGGAGAGAAGGGGACATCTGTAAATATG GGTACACTTCGGCATCCTAAACTAAACTCCATGAGCAAATCCGACACCAGGCTGCACGAGATCAACCGATTGCCCTGCAACGGAAACA gtgtcCCTAAGAACCGTCCGGCCAGCATGGACCTTCTGCTCCTCCACAGCCGGCGCTCCCAGACAGACCTCAGGCCTTCCCACGGGCGCCAGCTTCCCCAGATCCCCACCAGTCCCCAGGGGTCTGgccaggagggaggaggtgagagtggaggaggagggggtggaggaggcGGTGTGGCTGGTGGAGAGCCTAGGGACCACACCTACACCGAGGTGGGCATACGGaacaaccccacccccacccactgCCTGGACGACGGCCTGTATGAGAGCGTAGGCGTCCGAGAAAGAGACGGGGACCCCAAGATGCCCCCTGCACCTCCACCTACATCGGCCAACACCCCGGCCACCGTCAGGGCCGCCCAAAGCCCCCCCGCACCGATCAACGGGGCCCGCAATGGAAACGGGCACAGAGAG GGTGGCAGAGGGAATGGCAGAGGGAATGGGACCATTAATGGAACCATGAGGGGGCGGGGCAACAATGGGGTCAGTGGGGTCAACAGGtcccctctgtcctccctccacTCCCTAACCAACCAGGATCAAGCAGGAGCTGAATATGCCTCCATACGGAAATTTCGAAAG GTTGACAAGGcaaacaggaaggaaaacaacGGGGCTGACAGCCAGTCAGACAGCCAATCAAGTGTGAGCGATTCGCCCTctgctgttcctcctcctccgctccaTCGCAGTCAGGAGTTTCCACGCAAACCGCTGGAGCCATTTCACCTGCACTCCTTCCCCAAG GAGGCAGTGTTCATGGGCAATGGGGAACAGTACATCTGGAAGCCTCCAGAGGATGATGACATCATTACTCTGCACCCACCACCGCACCTGGGTGAGAACGGAAAGGGGCACCCAACACCCCCAACTGCCAAGGAG ATTGCAGACACCTACTCCACCGTGTGTAAAAGCCAGAAGAAGAAACCTCCCATGGAAAACAACGGAGCAAAGACCCTCCCTCGCTCCTTTGGTGGCGAGAACGGCAGCGGGAGAGGGAATGGGGGCTCTCGAGGTCGAGGTCGAGGGGTCCAGGGCCAGGCCCGTTCCCAAGAGGAGCCCTGCTATGAGCCCGTAGGAGACAGATCCTGGCCTTCCTGCGTGGTGGCCGAGTCTGACCCCGCATATGCAACTATCGACACCCACCGGAAACGTGAGCAAGCGGGAACCAATAACAGCACAATAGGGGGCAATGCCACtctgaagaggaagaagcagcctcagcagcagcagcagcagcagcaggcagcagtggGAGCACCTCAGGGCTCAGGACCAACCGCCCTGCCTGCGAGAGCCCTGCCAGGCGGGGACAACTTCTATGAGACCATCAGTGATGTGAAACAGGGCAGCAACAgctccagcaccaccaccatctTCACCTTCAACGATGGCATGGAGATGTACGTCACTGGCCTGTAG
- the LOC115361611 gene encoding uncharacterized protein LOC115361611 isoform X1, producing MATVDDGGGASIGDPPYSKVLLLGAIAAASAFVVTILIVLVCVGCQRKSKSKHPPAGEKGTSVNMQGTLRHPKLNSMSKSDTRLHEINRLPCNGNSVPKNRPASMDLLLLHSRRSQTDLRPSHGRQLPQIPTSPQGSGQEGGGESGGGGGGGGGVAGGEPRDHTYTEVGIRNNPTPTHCLDDGLYESVGVRERDGDPKMPPAPPPTSANTPATVRAAQSPPAPINGARNGNGHREGGRGNGRGNGTINGTMRGRGNNGVSGVNRSPLSSLHSLTNQDQAGAEYASIRKFRKVDKANRKENNGADSQSDSQSSVSDSPSAVPPPPLHRSQEFPRKPLEPFHLHSFPKEAVFMGNGEQYIWKPPEDDDIITLHPPPHLGENGKGHPTPPTAKEIADTYSTVCKSQKKKPPMENNGAKTLPRSFGGENGSGRGNGGSRGRGRGVQGQARSQEEPCYEPVGDRSWPSCVVAESDPAYATIDTHRKREQAGTNNSTIGGNATLKRKKQPQQQQQQQQAAVGAPQGSGPTALPARALPGGDNFYETISDVKQGSNSSSTTTIFTFNDGMEMYVTGL from the exons atGGCCACGGTGGATGACGGTGGAGGGGCCAGTATCGGGGACCCTCCCTACAGTAAAGTGCTGCTTCTGGGAGCCATTGCAGCAGCGTCCGCCTTTGTGGTCACCATCCTCATTGTCCTCGTCTGCGTAGGCTGCCAAAG AAAAAGCAAGAGCAAGCACCCCCCAGCCGGAGAGAAGGGGACATCTGTAAATATG CAGGGTACACTTCGGCATCCTAAACTAAACTCCATGAGCAAATCCGACACCAGGCTGCACGAGATCAACCGATTGCCCTGCAACGGAAACA gtgtcCCTAAGAACCGTCCGGCCAGCATGGACCTTCTGCTCCTCCACAGCCGGCGCTCCCAGACAGACCTCAGGCCTTCCCACGGGCGCCAGCTTCCCCAGATCCCCACCAGTCCCCAGGGGTCTGgccaggagggaggaggtgagagtggaggaggagggggtggaggaggcGGTGTGGCTGGTGGAGAGCCTAGGGACCACACCTACACCGAGGTGGGCATACGGaacaaccccacccccacccactgCCTGGACGACGGCCTGTATGAGAGCGTAGGCGTCCGAGAAAGAGACGGGGACCCCAAGATGCCCCCTGCACCTCCACCTACATCGGCCAACACCCCGGCCACCGTCAGGGCCGCCCAAAGCCCCCCCGCACCGATCAACGGGGCCCGCAATGGAAACGGGCACAGAGAG GGTGGCAGAGGGAATGGCAGAGGGAATGGGACCATTAATGGAACCATGAGGGGGCGGGGCAACAATGGGGTCAGTGGGGTCAACAGGtcccctctgtcctccctccacTCCCTAACCAACCAGGATCAAGCAGGAGCTGAATATGCCTCCATACGGAAATTTCGAAAG GTTGACAAGGcaaacaggaaggaaaacaacGGGGCTGACAGCCAGTCAGACAGCCAATCAAGTGTGAGCGATTCGCCCTctgctgttcctcctcctccgctccaTCGCAGTCAGGAGTTTCCACGCAAACCGCTGGAGCCATTTCACCTGCACTCCTTCCCCAAG GAGGCAGTGTTCATGGGCAATGGGGAACAGTACATCTGGAAGCCTCCAGAGGATGATGACATCATTACTCTGCACCCACCACCGCACCTGGGTGAGAACGGAAAGGGGCACCCAACACCCCCAACTGCCAAGGAG ATTGCAGACACCTACTCCACCGTGTGTAAAAGCCAGAAGAAGAAACCTCCCATGGAAAACAACGGAGCAAAGACCCTCCCTCGCTCCTTTGGTGGCGAGAACGGCAGCGGGAGAGGGAATGGGGGCTCTCGAGGTCGAGGTCGAGGGGTCCAGGGCCAGGCCCGTTCCCAAGAGGAGCCCTGCTATGAGCCCGTAGGAGACAGATCCTGGCCTTCCTGCGTGGTGGCCGAGTCTGACCCCGCATATGCAACTATCGACACCCACCGGAAACGTGAGCAAGCGGGAACCAATAACAGCACAATAGGGGGCAATGCCACtctgaagaggaagaagcagcctcagcagcagcagcagcagcagcaggcagcagtggGAGCACCTCAGGGCTCAGGACCAACCGCCCTGCCTGCGAGAGCCCTGCCAGGCGGGGACAACTTCTATGAGACCATCAGTGATGTGAAACAGGGCAGCAACAgctccagcaccaccaccatctTCACCTTCAACGATGGCATGGAGATGTACGTCACTGGCCTGTAG